One window of Bacteroides sp. AN502(2024) genomic DNA carries:
- a CDS encoding LacI family DNA-binding transcriptional regulator → MNKLPERIRIKDIARLADVSVGTVDRVIHGRSGVSEASKKRVEEILKQLDYQPNMYASALASNKKYTFICLLPEHLEGEYWTAVEIGIHEAIATYSDFNTSVKINYYDPYDYHSFVNASEAILALQPDGVMVAPTAPQYTKGFTDQLQALDIPYIYIDSNIKDVPPLAFFGQNSRQSGYFAARMMMLLARDGKEIVIFRKIHEGIVGSNQQENREIGFRQYMKEYHPSCTIQELDLHAECNDEDNEMLDEFFRTHPMVKNGITFNSKAYIVGEYLQSRGKKDFNLIGYDLLERNVTCLKEGSISFLIAQQPELQGANGIKALCDHLIFKKEVTRINYMPIDLLTVETIDYYHSK, encoded by the coding sequence ATGAATAAATTGCCCGAAAGGATCAGAATCAAAGACATCGCCCGTCTAGCGGATGTATCAGTGGGAACAGTAGACCGCGTTATTCACGGACGCAGTGGAGTATCGGAGGCCAGTAAGAAACGCGTAGAAGAAATTCTGAAGCAGCTTGACTACCAGCCCAATATGTACGCCAGCGCTCTGGCTTCCAACAAGAAGTACACGTTTATATGCCTTTTGCCTGAGCATTTGGAAGGCGAATACTGGACGGCCGTAGAAATCGGAATTCATGAAGCTATCGCTACCTATTCGGATTTCAACACCTCGGTGAAAATCAATTATTACGATCCATACGATTATCATTCATTCGTCAATGCCAGCGAAGCCATCCTGGCCCTGCAACCGGACGGAGTGATGGTAGCTCCCACTGCTCCGCAATACACGAAAGGATTCACCGATCAGTTGCAGGCGCTGGATATACCTTATATATATATAGACTCAAATATCAAGGACGTCCCTCCCCTCGCCTTCTTCGGTCAGAACTCACGCCAAAGCGGATACTTTGCCGCACGGATGATGATGTTACTGGCACGGGATGGGAAAGAAATCGTTATTTTCCGTAAAATACATGAAGGAATTGTAGGATCTAATCAACAAGAGAACAGAGAAATCGGTTTTAGGCAATATATGAAAGAATATCACCCGTCGTGTACCATACAGGAACTTGACTTGCATGCCGAATGCAACGACGAGGATAACGAGATGCTGGATGAATTCTTCCGTACCCACCCGATGGTTAAGAACGGAATCACCTTCAACTCGAAAGCCTACATCGTTGGCGAATACCTGCAAAGCCGTGGAAAGAAAGACTTCAATCTGATAGGCTATGACCTTCTGGAACGGAATGTCACTTGCCTGAAAGAAGGAAGCATCTCCTTCCTCATCGCCCAGCAGCCTGAACTGCAAGGAGCCAATGGTATCAAAGCTCTATGCGATCACCTTATTTTCAAGAAAGAAGTGACCCGTATCAACTATATGCCCATTGATCTGTTAACAGTAGAGACAATAGACTATTACCATAGCAAGTAA
- a CDS encoding UxaA family hydrolase, which yields METKYLRINPADNVAVAIVNLPAGEHLSIDGIEITLNEDIPAGHKFALKNFAEGENVIKYGYPIGHARMAKRQGDWMNETNIKTNLAGLLEYTYNPIQVSLDIPRKDLTFKGYRRKNGDVGVRNEIWIIPTVGCVNGIVGQLAEGLRRETEGKGVDAIVAFPHNYGCSQLGDDHENTKKILRDMVLHPNAGAVLVVGLGCENNQPDVFREFLGEYDEERVKFMVTQKVGDEYEEGMEILRGLYAKASKDERSDVPLSELRVGLKCGGSDGFSGITANPLLGMFSDFLIAQGGTSVLTEVPEMFGAETILMNRCKNKELFEQTVHLINDFKEYFLSHGEPVGENPSPGNKAGGISTLEEKALGCTQKCGKSYVSGVMPYGERLQRKGLNLLSAPGNDLVAATTLAASGCHMVLFTTGRGTPFGTFVPTMKISTNSTLANNKPGWIDFNAGVILENEPMEKTCERFIDYVIKVASGEFVNNEKKGYREIAIFKTGVTL from the coding sequence ATGGAAACAAAGTATTTAAGAATTAATCCTGCCGACAACGTTGCTGTTGCCATTGTTAACCTCCCGGCAGGAGAGCATCTTTCTATAGATGGCATTGAGATTACATTGAACGAGGACATTCCCGCCGGACACAAATTCGCATTGAAGAATTTCGCGGAAGGTGAAAATGTAATCAAGTACGGTTACCCGATCGGACATGCCCGAATGGCAAAGAGACAGGGCGACTGGATGAACGAAACGAATATCAAAACCAACCTCGCCGGATTGCTGGAATATACCTACAACCCGATTCAGGTCTCTTTGGATATTCCTCGCAAAGATCTTACATTCAAAGGTTATCGTCGCAAAAACGGTGATGTAGGTGTAAGAAACGAGATATGGATTATCCCGACCGTGGGTTGTGTAAACGGTATCGTCGGACAATTGGCCGAGGGACTGCGTCGCGAGACTGAAGGCAAAGGCGTGGATGCCATCGTTGCTTTCCCGCACAACTACGGCTGTTCACAACTTGGTGACGACCATGAAAATACGAAGAAGATTCTTCGCGATATGGTGCTTCATCCCAATGCAGGAGCAGTGTTGGTAGTAGGTTTGGGATGCGAAAATAACCAACCGGATGTATTCCGCGAATTTTTAGGTGAATACGATGAAGAGCGCGTCAAATTCATGGTTACCCAAAAGGTAGGCGATGAATATGAAGAAGGCATGGAAATCCTGCGCGGTTTGTATGCAAAAGCTTCTAAAGACGAACGCAGCGATGTGCCCCTGTCCGAACTGCGTGTGGGATTGAAGTGCGGTGGTTCCGACGGCTTCTCCGGCATTACGGCAAACCCATTGCTGGGTATGTTCTCCGATTTTCTGATTGCACAAGGAGGTACAAGTGTACTGACCGAAGTTCCGGAAATGTTCGGTGCAGAAACAATCCTGATGAACCGTTGTAAAAATAAAGAGCTGTTTGAACAGACTGTCCATCTGATTAATGACTTCAAAGAATACTTCCTGTCACATGGAGAGCCTGTCGGTGAAAACCCGTCTCCAGGCAACAAAGCCGGGGGTATCTCTACCTTGGAAGAAAAAGCACTGGGATGCACCCAAAAATGTGGAAAGAGCTATGTATCCGGTGTGATGCCTTACGGCGAACGTTTACAGAGAAAAGGACTCAACCTGCTTTCTGCTCCGGGCAATGACCTGGTGGCAGCCACCACTCTTGCGGCAAGCGGATGTCACATGGTACTTTTCACCACCGGACGTGGAACGCCATTCGGCACTTTTGTTCCGACCATGAAGATTTCCACCAACTCGACTTTGGCTAACAACAAACCGGGATGGATTGACTTCAACGCAGGGGTCATCCTGGAAAACGAACCGATGGAGAAGACTTGCGAACGCTTCATCGATTACGTCATCAAAGTGGCAAGCGGCGAGTTCGTCAATAACGAAAAGAAAGGTTACCGTGAAATTGCTATTTTCAAGACAGGTGTAACCTTGTAA
- a CDS encoding DUF2149 domain-containing protein translates to MKRNRRVSKFLKEEDTDPLSVVVNLFDVAMVFAVALMVAMVMHMNMTEVFGQEDFTIVKNPGKENMEIISKEGKKINTYKPSGQKEEDTGKRGRKVGIAYELDNGEIIYVPE, encoded by the coding sequence ATGAAAAGAAATAGAAGAGTCAGCAAATTCCTCAAAGAAGAGGATACCGACCCGCTAAGTGTAGTCGTAAACCTGTTCGACGTGGCGATGGTATTTGCCGTGGCATTGATGGTAGCCATGGTGATGCACATGAATATGACGGAAGTTTTCGGACAGGAAGACTTCACCATCGTGAAGAATCCCGGTAAGGAGAATATGGAAATCATCTCCAAGGAAGGAAAGAAAATCAATACATACAAACCTTCCGGTCAGAAAGAGGAGGATACCGGGAAAAGAGGAAGAAAAGTGGGAATAGCCTACGAACTGGATAACGGTGAGATTATTTATGTTCCGGAATAA
- a CDS encoding PfkB family carbohydrate kinase produces MGKKVVTLGEIMLRLSTPGNTRFVQSDSFDVVYGGGEANVAVSCANYGHDAYFVTKLPKHEIGQSAVNALRKYGVKTDFIARGGDRVGIYYLETGASMRPSKVIYDRAHSAIAEADAADFDFDAIMEGADWFHWSGITPAISDKAAELTRLACEAAKRHGVTVSVDLNFRKKLWTKEKAQSIMKPLMKYVDVCIGNEEDAELCLGFKPDADVEAGHTDAEGYKGIFQQMMKEFGFKYVVSTLRESFSATHNGWKAMIYNGEEFYTSKRYDINPIIDRVGGGDSFSGGIIHGLMTKPNQGEALEFAVAASALKHTINGDFNLVSAEEVEALAGGDASGRVQR; encoded by the coding sequence ATGGGAAAGAAAGTCGTTACATTAGGCGAAATCATGCTTAGATTATCAACTCCGGGTAATACCCGTTTTGTTCAATCTGATTCTTTTGATGTAGTATATGGTGGGGGTGAAGCGAATGTGGCAGTAAGCTGTGCCAACTACGGACATGACGCCTATTTCGTAACCAAATTACCGAAACATGAAATTGGTCAGTCCGCTGTCAACGCATTGCGTAAATATGGCGTAAAGACAGACTTTATTGCTCGTGGTGGCGATCGTGTAGGTATCTATTATTTGGAAACGGGTGCTTCTATGCGTCCTAGCAAGGTTATCTATGACCGCGCTCACTCTGCTATTGCTGAAGCTGACGCTGCTGATTTCGACTTTGATGCCATCATGGAAGGTGCCGACTGGTTCCACTGGTCTGGTATCACTCCGGCTATTTCTGACAAGGCTGCCGAATTGACTCGTCTGGCTTGTGAAGCCGCAAAACGTCACGGCGTAACTGTTTCTGTCGACTTGAATTTCCGTAAGAAACTGTGGACGAAGGAAAAAGCACAGTCTATCATGAAACCGTTGATGAAGTATGTAGACGTATGTATCGGTAACGAAGAAGATGCGGAACTTTGCCTGGGCTTCAAACCGGATGCTGACGTTGAGGCAGGCCACACAGATGCTGAAGGTTACAAAGGTATCTTCCAGCAGATGATGAAAGAGTTCGGATTCAAATATGTCGTTTCTACTTTGCGCGAATCTTTCTCCGCTACTCACAACGGTTGGAAAGCTATGATCTACAACGGTGAAGAGTTCTATACTTCAAAACGGTATGATATCAACCCGATTATCGACCGCGTAGGTGGTGGCGATTCTTTCTCCGGTGGTATCATCCATGGTTTGATGACTAAACCTAACCAGGGAGAAGCTCTTGAATTTGCAGTTGCTGCGTCTGCCTTGAAGCATACTATCAATGGTGACTTCAACCTTGTTTCTGCAGAGGAAGTGGAAGCATTGGCCGGTGGTGACGCAAGCGGTCGCGTACAGAGATAA
- a CDS encoding winged helix-turn-helix domain-containing protein, whose protein sequence is MIEAFQYINKAFESKVRLGIMAVLMVNEEADFNFLKEQLSLTDGNLASHTRALEELGYIVCNKSFVGRKPRTIFQATLQGREAFKSHIEALEKFLKSK, encoded by the coding sequence ATGATAGAAGCATTCCAATATATTAATAAGGCATTCGAAAGCAAGGTCCGACTAGGTATCATGGCTGTTCTGATGGTTAATGAGGAAGCTGACTTCAATTTTCTGAAAGAGCAGCTCTCTCTGACAGACGGCAATCTTGCCAGCCATACCCGTGCCCTAGAAGAACTGGGATATATCGTATGCAACAAAAGTTTTGTCGGACGAAAGCCACGAACCATTTTTCAAGCAACCCTGCAAGGCAGAGAAGCTTTCAAATCTCATATTGAAGCCTTGGAGAAATTTCTAAAATCAAAATAA
- a CDS encoding cobaltochelatase subunit CobN, whose translation MKKKSKIILGVCIVVASLIGVSVWNTWFSPTKIVFINFQTMQQGSISKANDNSSIKLSEVSLDNLDRLSGYDMVFINGMGLRIIEEQRQQIQQAADKGIPIYTFMATNPANNICTLDSVQQNLIQDYLINGGKNNYRNMLNYIRKAIDGKIYSIPEVEAPAESPSDMLYHAGLTNPNDELEFLTVTDYEKFMKDNHLYKEGARKIMITGQMADATGLIEALEKEGYHVYPVQSITKLMSFIDEVQPDAIINMAHGRMGDKMVDYLKSKNILLFAPLTINSLVDEWEKDPMGMAGGFMSQSIVTPEIDGAIRPFALFAQYEDEEGLRHSYAVPERLRTFVSTINKYLNLHTKPNSEKKVAIYYYKGPGQNALTAAGMEVVPSLYNLLVRMKQEGYHLSGLPANAEELGKMIQAQGAVFNSYAEGASNDFMQKGDPELITKEQYESWVKESLRPEKYQEVVDAFGEFPGTYMTTQDGRLGIARLQFGNVVLLPQYAAGSGANSFQVIHGTHMAPPHAYVASYLWMQHGFKADALIHFGTHGSLEFTPKKQVALCSNDWPDRLVGAVPHFYIYSIGNVGEGMIAKRRSYATIQSYLTPPFLESSVRGIYRELMEKIKIYNNSHKKNKAQESLAVKTLTVRMGIHRDLGLDSIANQPYTEDEIARIENFAEELATEKITGQLYTMGVPYESERITSSIYAMATEPIAYSLLTLDKQRGKATDAVSKHRSLFTEQYLTPARQLVEKLLANPALATDELICRTAGITAQELSKTRQIEADRNAPKGMMAMRMAAMGEAPKEYSKEEIELALAIAEVERTIKNIGNYRNALLTSPEEELNSLMNALKGGYTVPTPGGDPIANPNALPTGRNMYAINAEATPTESAWEKGIALAKQTIDTYKQRHHDSIPRKVSYTLWSSEFIETGGATIAQVLYMLGVEPIRDTFGRVSDLKLIPSAELGRPRIDVVVQTSGQLRDIAASRLFLINRAVEMAAAAKDDKFENQVAIGVVEAERVLTEKGVSPKDAREMASFRVFGGANGMYGTGIQGMVESGDRWESESEIAATYLNNMGAFYGDEKQWEVFQKFAFEAALSSTDVVVQPRQSNTWGALSLDHVYEFMGGMNLAVRNVTGKDPDAYLSDYRNRNHMRMQELKEAVGVESRTTILNPTYIKEKMKGSSSAANEFAQTVTNTYGWNVMKPAAIDKELWDDLYDVYVEDKYELNVKEFFETQNPAALQEVTAVMMETARKGYWKASPEQLSHIARLHTDLVRQFGPSGSGFTGDNAPLQQFIASRVDAQTAADYNKQLKQMNQGTPYGEAAKGGMILKKQSSDAVQGAQEEKNSLNGGLIAGIVLVIFIVMLLILKKKRKK comes from the coding sequence ATGAAAAAGAAAAGTAAAATCATCTTAGGCGTATGCATCGTCGTCGCATCCCTGATAGGGGTATCTGTATGGAATACCTGGTTCAGTCCTACAAAGATTGTCTTCATCAACTTCCAGACCATGCAGCAGGGAAGTATATCGAAAGCCAATGACAATTCATCCATCAAACTCAGTGAAGTATCGCTCGACAACCTCGACCGCCTGAGCGGTTACGACATGGTATTCATCAACGGAATGGGGCTGCGAATCATTGAGGAACAACGTCAACAGATACAGCAGGCTGCCGACAAAGGTATCCCTATATATACTTTCATGGCTACCAACCCGGCCAACAACATTTGTACTTTAGACAGTGTACAACAAAATCTGATACAAGATTATCTGATCAACGGAGGAAAAAACAACTACCGGAATATGCTGAATTACATCCGTAAAGCTATTGACGGCAAAATCTATTCCATACCGGAAGTAGAAGCCCCGGCAGAAAGCCCCAGCGACATGCTCTACCACGCCGGACTTACGAATCCGAATGATGAACTGGAATTCCTCACCGTGACAGATTACGAAAAATTCATGAAGGACAACCATCTTTATAAAGAAGGAGCACGTAAAATCATGATTACCGGACAAATGGCTGATGCTACCGGACTTATTGAAGCGCTTGAGAAAGAAGGCTACCATGTTTATCCGGTTCAGTCAATAACGAAACTTATGTCGTTCATTGACGAAGTGCAGCCCGACGCAATCATCAACATGGCACACGGGCGCATGGGAGACAAAATGGTGGATTATCTGAAATCTAAGAACATCCTACTTTTTGCTCCACTCACAATCAACAGTCTGGTAGATGAATGGGAGAAAGATCCGATGGGAATGGCAGGAGGATTTATGTCGCAAAGTATCGTGACTCCGGAAATCGACGGTGCCATCCGTCCTTTCGCTCTCTTTGCACAATACGAAGACGAAGAAGGATTGCGCCATTCGTATGCAGTACCCGAACGCTTGAGGACTTTCGTATCCACAATCAACAAATATCTGAATCTGCATACCAAGCCGAACAGCGAGAAGAAGGTAGCCATCTACTATTATAAAGGTCCCGGACAAAATGCACTGACCGCTGCCGGTATGGAGGTGGTTCCTTCCTTATATAATCTTCTGGTCCGCATGAAACAGGAAGGGTACCACCTATCCGGTCTGCCTGCAAATGCAGAAGAACTGGGTAAAATGATACAGGCTCAAGGTGCTGTGTTCAACTCCTACGCAGAAGGTGCCTCTAACGACTTTATGCAAAAAGGAGATCCCGAACTTATCACCAAAGAGCAATATGAAAGTTGGGTAAAAGAGTCACTCCGCCCTGAAAAATATCAGGAAGTGGTGGATGCCTTCGGCGAATTCCCCGGCACTTATATGACGACCCAAGACGGCAGATTGGGGATTGCCCGTCTGCAATTCGGGAATGTAGTCTTACTGCCACAATACGCTGCCGGAAGCGGTGCCAACTCCTTCCAAGTGATTCATGGCACCCATATGGCTCCTCCCCATGCTTATGTTGCCTCCTATCTATGGATGCAACATGGCTTCAAAGCCGACGCACTGATCCATTTCGGTACACATGGAAGTCTTGAATTCACTCCCAAAAAGCAAGTGGCATTGTGCAGCAACGACTGGCCGGATCGCCTGGTAGGAGCCGTTCCGCACTTCTACATCTACTCTATTGGCAATGTGGGTGAAGGAATGATAGCCAAGCGCCGTTCTTATGCCACCATACAGTCGTACCTCACTCCTCCTTTCCTTGAAAGCAGCGTGCGTGGCATTTATCGGGAGTTGATGGAAAAAATCAAGATTTACAATAACTCTCACAAAAAGAATAAAGCTCAGGAATCATTGGCTGTCAAGACGCTGACTGTGAGAATGGGAATTCACCGCGATTTAGGTTTGGACAGCATTGCCAACCAACCCTATACGGAAGATGAAATAGCCCGTATAGAAAACTTTGCAGAAGAGCTGGCTACGGAGAAAATCACCGGACAACTCTATACAATGGGAGTTCCGTATGAATCGGAACGAATCACTTCTTCGATCTATGCAATGGCTACAGAACCCATCGCGTACAGTCTGCTGACCCTTGACAAGCAACGCGGTAAAGCCACAGACGCCGTCAGCAAGCACCGCAGCCTCTTTACCGAACAGTATCTGACTCCTGCCCGCCAGCTGGTAGAAAAATTACTTGCCAATCCTGCACTGGCTACAGATGAACTGATTTGTCGCACTGCCGGTATCACCGCGCAGGAACTATCCAAGACCCGTCAAATAGAAGCTGACCGCAATGCTCCCAAAGGCATGATGGCCATGAGGATGGCTGCTATGGGAGAAGCTCCGAAAGAATACAGCAAAGAAGAAATCGAGCTGGCACTTGCCATCGCCGAAGTTGAACGTACAATCAAGAATATAGGCAACTACAGGAACGCACTTCTGACAAGTCCCGAAGAAGAGTTAAACAGTCTGATGAATGCATTAAAAGGCGGATACACCGTTCCTACTCCCGGAGGTGATCCGATTGCCAATCCGAATGCTTTGCCAACCGGACGTAACATGTATGCTATCAATGCCGAAGCAACTCCGACAGAGTCCGCTTGGGAAAAAGGCATCGCTTTAGCCAAGCAAACGATTGATACCTACAAGCAACGTCACCATGATTCAATCCCGCGTAAAGTGAGCTACACGCTCTGGTCTTCCGAATTTATAGAAACCGGTGGGGCCACCATTGCTCAGGTACTGTATATGCTGGGAGTAGAACCTATTCGTGACACATTCGGTCGTGTCAGTGATTTAAAACTGATTCCTTCAGCCGAACTGGGACGTCCGCGTATCGACGTAGTAGTTCAGACGTCCGGACAGCTCCGTGATATCGCCGCTTCCCGCCTCTTCCTCATCAACCGTGCGGTAGAAATGGCTGCAGCGGCAAAAGACGACAAGTTTGAAAATCAGGTAGCCATCGGTGTGGTAGAAGCAGAAAGAGTGTTAACCGAAAAAGGTGTCAGTCCGAAAGATGCGCGCGAAATGGCTTCTTTCCGGGTGTTCGGAGGTGCTAACGGCATGTATGGCACAGGAATTCAGGGAATGGTGGAATCCGGTGACCGTTGGGAAAGCGAATCGGAAATCGCAGCTACTTACCTCAACAATATGGGAGCCTTCTACGGTGACGAAAAGCAGTGGGAAGTCTTTCAGAAATTTGCTTTTGAGGCAGCATTAAGCAGTACCGATGTGGTCGTTCAGCCCCGACAAAGCAACACATGGGGAGCATTGAGCCTCGACCACGTATACGAATTCATGGGAGGTATGAATCTTGCCGTACGCAATGTGACCGGTAAAGACCCGGACGCTTATCTGAGCGACTACCGGAACCGCAACCACATGAGAATGCAGGAACTTAAAGAGGCAGTCGGTGTGGAAAGCCGTACCACGATTCTGAATCCTACCTATATCAAAGAGAAAATGAAAGGCAGTTCTTCCGCTGCAAACGAGTTTGCCCAGACTGTAACGAATACGTATGGCTGGAATGTGATGAAACCTGCTGCCATCGACAAGGAACTTTGGGACGACCTATATGATGTGTATGTCGAAGACAAATACGAACTGAACGTAAAAGAGTTCTTTGAAACACAGAATCCCGCAGCTTTACAGGAAGTGACTGCCGTTATGATGGAAACTGCCCGCAAAGGATATTGGAAAGCTTCTCCGGAACAACTCTCCCATATTGCCCGGTTGCATACAGACCTTGTCAGACAGTTTGGTCCTTCGGGCAGCGGATTTACCGGAGACAATGCCCCATTGCAGCAGTTCATCGCTTCCCGAGTAGACGCTCAAACCGCAGCCGACTACAACAAACAACTCAAACAGATGAACCAGGGCACCCCGTACGGGGAAGCAGCCAAAGGAGGCATGATATTGAAAAAACAATCGAGCGATGCCGTACAGGGAGCACAGGAAGAGAAAAACTCGCTGAACGGAGGTCTTATCGCAGGTATCGTCTTAGTCATATTTATTGTCATGCTGCTGATACTTAAAAAGAAACGGAAAAAGTAA
- a CDS encoding bifunctional 4-hydroxy-2-oxoglutarate aldolase/2-dehydro-3-deoxy-phosphogluconate aldolase gives MAKFDKIAVLNKIGSTGMVPVFYHKDAEVAKKVVKACYDGGVRAFEFTNRGDFAQEVFAEIVKFAAKECPEMAIGIGSIVDPATAVMYLQLGANFVVGPLFNPEIAKVCNRRSVAYTPGCGSVSEVGFAQEVGCDLCKVFPGDVYGTNFVKGLMAPMPWSKLMVTGGVEPTKENLTAWIKAGAFCVGMGSKLFPKDKVAAEDWAYVTAKCEEALGYIAEARK, from the coding sequence ATGGCAAAATTCGATAAAATAGCCGTATTGAATAAGATCGGCTCTACAGGAATGGTTCCTGTATTCTATCACAAAGATGCAGAAGTGGCAAAGAAAGTAGTAAAGGCTTGTTATGACGGTGGGGTTCGTGCTTTCGAATTTACAAACCGTGGTGACTTCGCACAGGAGGTATTTGCAGAAATCGTTAAGTTCGCAGCAAAAGAATGTCCTGAAATGGCAATCGGTATCGGTTCTATCGTTGATCCGGCTACTGCTGTCATGTACTTGCAACTGGGTGCTAACTTCGTAGTAGGTCCGTTGTTCAACCCTGAAATCGCTAAGGTATGTAACCGCCGTTCGGTAGCTTACACTCCGGGATGCGGTTCTGTATCGGAAGTGGGTTTTGCACAGGAAGTAGGTTGCGATCTTTGCAAGGTATTCCCGGGTGATGTGTATGGAACAAACTTCGTAAAAGGCCTGATGGCTCCGATGCCATGGTCTAAGCTGATGGTGACAGGTGGGGTAGAACCTACCAAGGAAAACCTGACTGCATGGATCAAAGCGGGTGCCTTCTGCGTAGGTATGGGCTCTAAACTGTTCCCGAAAGATAAGGTGGCAGCAGAAGACTGGGCTTATGTAACTGCCAAATGTGAAGAAGCTCTCGGTTATATCGCCGAAGCCCGTAAATAG
- a CDS encoding MotA/TolQ/ExbB proton channel family protein yields MELISKLLFWVANSLLIPDIIILLCLFVRSLILIGGTYNMYMTKRKNDKALDPLIKDARIEVLKATLPDKDNSLYMSYLRDLLHHPASADYSDFLITQFENEAEKDVSLSKMLAKIGPVLGLIGTLISMSPALVGLSTGDISGMAYNMQVVFATTVVGLVISGVGLISMQFKQRWYAKDVNNLDYVSRVLNETNGEGEPNHEKK; encoded by the coding sequence ATGGAACTCATTTCTAAATTATTATTCTGGGTAGCCAACAGTTTACTGATACCCGACATCATTATTTTGCTGTGTCTGTTCGTTCGCTCTCTTATCTTGATCGGAGGCACCTACAACATGTACATGACCAAACGTAAAAATGACAAAGCACTGGACCCACTCATTAAAGATGCGCGGATAGAGGTTCTGAAAGCGACGTTGCCCGACAAAGACAATTCACTATATATGAGTTATCTTCGCGATCTGCTCCACCATCCCGCCAGTGCGGATTACTCAGACTTCCTGATAACCCAATTCGAGAATGAAGCGGAGAAAGATGTGTCTCTTTCTAAAATGCTGGCTAAGATAGGTCCGGTTCTCGGATTGATAGGCACATTGATTTCCATGAGTCCGGCACTCGTAGGACTTTCTACAGGCGACATCTCCGGAATGGCATATAATATGCAGGTAGTATTTGCAACGACTGTTGTGGGGCTGGTGATTAGTGGCGTAGGATTGATATCCATGCAGTTCAAACAACGTTGGTATGCCAAAGATGTCAACAACCTCGATTATGTATCAAGAGTATTAAACGAAACGAACGGAGAAGGAGAACCCAACCATGAAAAGAAATAG